In the Borrelia turicatae 91E135 genome, one interval contains:
- the arcA gene encoding arginine deiminase, with product MQYLKPISVFSEIGRLKRVLLHRPGEELENLTPSIMQRLLFDDIPYLEVARQEHNAFADILRNNGVEVVYIEDLISETISQCDSVKDQFISQFIFEAGIRTENKTQALKDYFYNMSVNDMISKMIAGVTRDDLKNYKSDSLNFLVNSEYPLIVDPMPNILFTRDPFASIGHGVTINRMQTRVRRRETIFAEYIFKYHPIYRDNVPIWYTRDEDTTLEGGDELVLSRDVLAIGISERTESESVEKVARKLFQQKTSFSTILAFQIPQSRAYMHLDTVFTQIDHTTFTSFISDDMKFTIYALTYDLGSGSIKVKSEKAKLEDILGFYLGSKVNMIKCAGGDLIHGAREQWNDGANTLAIAPGEVIVYFRNHVTNRLLEEFGIKVYKMPSSELSRGRGGPRCMSMPLIREDI from the coding sequence ATGCAGTATTTAAAACCAATAAGTGTATTCTCAGAAATAGGTCGTTTAAAGAGAGTGTTGCTACATAGACCAGGAGAAGAATTGGAAAATCTGACTCCTTCAATAATGCAAAGGTTATTGTTTGATGATATTCCTTATCTTGAAGTGGCAAGGCAAGAACACAATGCTTTTGCGGATATTTTAAGAAATAATGGAGTTGAAGTTGTCTATATTGAGGATTTAATTAGTGAAACTATTTCTCAGTGTGATAGTGTCAAAGATCAATTTATATCACAATTTATTTTTGAAGCAGGGATCAGAACTGAGAATAAGACTCAAGCTTTGAAGGATTATTTTTATAATATGTCTGTTAATGACATGATTTCAAAAATGATAGCTGGGGTTACAAGGGATGATCTTAAAAATTATAAATCTGATTCTCTGAACTTTTTAGTAAACAGTGAATATCCTTTAATTGTTGATCCTATGCCCAATATACTCTTTACGAGGGATCCTTTTGCGAGTATTGGTCATGGTGTAACAATAAATAGGATGCAAACTAGGGTTAGACGTAGGGAAACAATATTTGCAGAGTATATTTTTAAATACCATCCTATTTATAGAGACAATGTTCCTATATGGTATACTAGGGATGAAGATACTACGTTGGAAGGTGGAGATGAGTTAGTTCTAAGTCGTGATGTTTTGGCTATTGGTATTTCTGAGAGAACCGAATCTGAATCTGTTGAAAAAGTAGCGCGCAAACTTTTTCAACAAAAAACATCTTTTAGTACTATTTTAGCTTTTCAAATCCCACAAAGTAGGGCTTATATGCATCTAGATACGGTTTTTACTCAAATAGATCATACTACTTTTACAAGTTTTATTAGTGATGATATGAAATTTACCATTTATGCTTTGACTTATGATTTGGGTTCTGGCAGTATTAAAGTTAAAAGTGAAAAGGCTAAATTGGAGGATATTTTAGGCTTCTATCTTGGGAGTAAGGTTAATATGATAAAGTGTGCTGGAGGGGATTTAATTCATGGAGCAAGGGAACAATGGAATGATGGTGCTAACACTTTAGCAATAGCACCTGGAGAAGTAATAGTTTATTTTAGGAATCATGTAACTAATAGATTGCTTGAGGAATTTGGGATTAAAGTTTATAAAATGCCTTCTAGTGAGCTTTCACGAGGAAGAGGAGGCCCTAGATGTATGTCTATGCCTTTAATAAGGGAAGATATTTAG
- the argF gene encoding ornithine carbamoyltransferase, translated as MYDLRDDLRKRSFLRLLDFTQKDVRYLLDLSHSLKKSKYARFEEQKLKGKNIAIIFEKDSTRTRCAFEVAAYDQGAHVTYLGPTGSQIGKKESIADTARVLGRMYDAIEFRGFSQKAVEDLAKYANVPVYNGLTDVAHPTQVLADFMTIEEHKGCLKNLKMVFCGDGRNNVANSLMEGCAIMGMDFRIFAPRELFPDPELVSKTRLIAAESGGNITISSSLEEAVKDADIVYTDVWVSMGETNWNERIKLLRPYQVNSKLMKLAKEDAIFMHCLPAFHDLNTVLGNEIFDKYGLEGIEVTHDVFESGQSVVFDEAENRLHTIKAVMVGTLG; from the coding sequence ATGTATGATTTACGAGACGATTTACGAAAGAGAAGTTTTTTAAGGCTTTTAGATTTTACTCAAAAAGATGTGAGATATTTACTTGATTTGTCTCATAGTTTGAAGAAATCTAAGTATGCAAGATTTGAAGAACAAAAACTTAAAGGAAAAAATATAGCTATAATTTTTGAGAAGGACTCAACAAGAACAAGATGTGCGTTTGAGGTTGCTGCTTATGATCAAGGAGCCCATGTTACTTATTTGGGGCCAACCGGTAGTCAGATAGGTAAAAAGGAGTCGATAGCTGATACCGCAAGGGTATTAGGAAGAATGTATGATGCTATTGAATTTAGAGGGTTTTCTCAAAAAGCAGTTGAGGATTTAGCTAAGTATGCTAATGTTCCGGTTTATAATGGGTTAACAGATGTTGCCCATCCAACACAAGTACTTGCTGACTTTATGACTATTGAAGAACATAAGGGATGTTTAAAAAATTTGAAGATGGTCTTTTGTGGCGATGGTAGAAATAATGTTGCTAATTCTTTAATGGAAGGGTGTGCTATTATGGGGATGGATTTTAGAATATTTGCGCCAAGAGAACTCTTCCCAGATCCAGAATTGGTAAGCAAAACAAGATTGATAGCCGCTGAGAGTGGTGGTAATATTACTATTTCTAGTTCTCTTGAGGAAGCAGTGAAAGATGCTGATATTGTTTATACTGATGTTTGGGTGTCTATGGGTGAGACTAATTGGAATGAGAGAATTAAACTGTTAAGACCATATCAAGTTAATAGTAAGCTTATGAAATTGGCAAAGGAAGATGCAATATTTATGCATTGTTTACCAGCTTTTCATGATTTGAATACGGTCCTTGGTAATGAAATATTTGATAAATATGGGCTTGAAGGTATTGAGGTTACACATGATGTTTTTGAAAGTGGTCAGTCTGTTGTGTTTGATGAGGCTGAGAATAGGTTACATACTATTAAGGCTGTAATGGTTGGAACTTTGGGATAA